From Medicago truncatula cultivar Jemalong A17 chromosome 7, MtrunA17r5.0-ANR, whole genome shotgun sequence, a single genomic window includes:
- the LOC120577033 gene encoding uncharacterized protein — protein sequence MTGYYGYPNGGRRTAAWNFLRQLSNQFAGLWCIFGDFNDILDANVPIEGYPYTWFKSLGTPRAVEERLDRALANNLWLNLFPNASVQTLVAPASDHYPILLNSAPKSRPQVYSTDSLIPKLSSCADDMSVWKKSHCHKLKIDIEYCRKQLQSTRSSASGVDQVRMFELRKRMQRLLSQDDAYWRQRAKTHWYKDGDRNTKFFHASATARKKVNRIISLDDDVGNKVTNEQGLRDVAKQYFANIFQKQTGDFASVINSAISDSDNDMLTTPFTKAEFRDAIFSMHPDKCSGPDGYNPGFYQHFWNLCSDDVFKECCAWLDTGQFPPDLNITNIALIPKGSTQVSMKDWRPIALCNVLYKIISKVLANRLKKVLSQCISDNQSAFVPGRSILDNAMVAIEVLHFMKTKTRGEDRYVPLKLDISKAYDRMDWDYLRAVMNKMGFNNCWIHWMSMCVESVDYSVLVNGEQVGPIILGRGLRQGDPLSPYLFIICDEGLSSLIRDAEIRGELTGTEVCRRAPPVSHLLFTDDCFLFFKADEMQVNVMKNILSTYELASGQAISLTKSEIYCSGNVSDNLKHTITTILQVVLGTGKYLGLPSMISRDRNATFAYIKDRVWQKINSWSGKCLSKAGREVMIKSVLQAIPSYVMSIFQLPTTLIDSIEKMMNSFWWGHGRTTQRGIRWMNWEKLSAPKIHGGMGFKDLSAFNLAMLGKQGWKLITESDSLVSRIFKARYFPSGSYLTAVIGHNPSYVWRNIMRARFLVRGGARWSIGSGASISILNEPWLPNGEFISSEDPGAPFVQNFTINSLMNLYDKSWNEQVIKQVFSTSIADKILHTPLIHQVVEDRIIWKAERHGRYYVRSAYKLCVTDLIDSSYNWRPGYWSGIWKLKAPPKVKNLLWRMCRGCLPTRVRLLDKGVVCPTDCASCDSNHEDLKHVFFDCPFAVQVWNRTDLWGSVQHALSSTVSVTDVIFSLLEQLSVELAQRLVTVFWSIWKHRNLRVWDNVTETSATVVERARNMVVDWQLANTHAVLASTAQPSAFTDPCVGGFHFGTTYHSRGSILPRGDTNATLTRLFPLNSTAQVLEFVFVTQMVLLCWPRQSDILVWFRLMWVKL from the exons ATGACAGGCTATTATGGCTATCCTAATGGAGGTCGTAGAACTGCCGCTTGGAACTTTCTCCGTCAACTCTCTAATCAATTTGCAGGGCTTTGGTGTATTTTTGGGGATTTCAATGATATCCTGGATGCAA ATGTTCCGATTGAAGGTTATCCCTATACTTGGTTTAAGAGCCTTGGTACACCACGCGCGGTGGAGGAAAGGTTAGATCGTGCACTCGCTAACAATTTATGGTTAAATTTATTTCCTAATGCTTCTGTTCAAACGCTTGTGGCACCCGCGTCAGATCATTATCCTATTCTTCTAAACAGTGCTCCCAAGTCGCGACCTCAG GTGTATTCCACTGATTCTCTGATTCCGAAGTTGTCCTCATGTGCGGACGACATGTCCGTTTGGAAAAAGTCTCATTGCCACAAACTAAAGATTGACATAGAATATTGCCGCAAGCAATTGCAAAGTACTCGTTCGAGTGCATCAGGTGTGGATCAGGTCCGTATGTTTGAACTAAGAAAGCGTATGCAGCGCCTTTTATCTCAAGATGATGCTTATTGGCGGCAACGTGCAAAGACTCATTGGTACAAGGATGGCGATAGAAACACCAAATTTTTTCATGCATCTGCTACAGCTCGTAAAAAGGTAAATCGCATTATTTCTCTTGACGATGATGTCGGTAATAAAGTTACTAATGAGCAAGGCTTGAGAGATGTGGCAAAACAATATTTTGCGAATATTTTCCAAAAGCAAACTGGCGACTTTGCCTCTGTTATTAATTCTGCTATTTCCGACTCGGATAATGACATGCTTACTACTCCATTTACCAAGGCCGAATTCCGTGATGCAATTTTCTCTATGCATCCGGACAAGTGCTCCGGTCCTGATGGCTATAATCCGGGTTTTTATCAGCACTTTTGGAATTTATGCAGCGACGATGTTTTTAAGGAATGTTGTGCTTGGTTAGATACGGGACAATTCCCTCCTGATTTGAATATTACTAACATTGCTCTTATTCCAAAAGGTTCTACGCAGGTTAGTATGAAGGATTGGCGCCCTATAGCACTTTGTAATGTcttgtataaaattatttccAAGGTACTCGCAAACAGGTTGAAGAAAGTTTTGTCTCAATGCATCTCAGATAACCAATCCGCTTTTGTTCCGGGGAGATCTATCCTAGATAATGCTATGGTCGCAATCGAAGTTTTGCATTTTATGAAAACCAAGACGCGAGGCGAAGACAGGTATGTTCCTCTGAAACTTGACATTAGCAAAGCCTATGATCGTATGGATTGGGACTATTTGAGGGCTGTTATGAATAAAATGGGATTTAATAATTGTTGGATTCATTGGATGAGTATGTGTGTCGAGTCTGTCGATTATTCTGTGCTTGTTAACGGTGAACAGGTTGGTCCCATTATTCTAGGGCGTGGTCTGCGTCAAGGGGATCCTCTTTCCccgtatttgtttattatttgtgATGAAGGCTTATCTTCGCTCATTAGAGATGCTGAGATACGAGGTGAGCTCACGGGTACAGAAGTTTGTCGACGCGCACCACCTGTGTCCCATCTTTTGTTTACGGATgactgttttctttttttcaaagctGATGAGATGCAGGTGAACGTTATGAAAAATATTCTTTCTACTTATGAGTTAGCGTCAGGTCAAGCTATTAGCCTTACAAAATCTGAGATTTATTGTAGTGGTAATGTGTCTGACAATCTCAAACATACTATTACTACTATTCTTCAAGTTGTTTTGGGCACAGGTAAATATCTGGGTTTACCTTCTATGATAAGTCGAGATCGTAATGCAACGTTTGCTTATATAAAGGATCGGGTGTGGCAGAAAATTAATTCTTGGAGTGGTAAGTGTCTCTCTAAAGCAGGTCGTGAGGTTATGATAAAATCTGTTTTGCAGGCTATCCCATCATATGTGATGAGCATTTTTCAGTTACCAACCACCTTAATCGACTCAATTGAGAAGATGATGAACTCATTTTGGTGGGGTCATGGTAGAACAACACAGCGCGGTATTCGCTGGATGAATTGGGAGAAATTATCCGCCCCAAAAATTCATGGAGGTATGGGTTTTAAAGATTTATCTGCTTTTAATTTAGCTATGCTAGGAAAACag GGTTGGAAGCTTATCACAGAATCAGATTCTTTGGTTTCTCGGATTTTCAAAGCTCGATATTTCCCTTCTGGCTCCTACCTCACGGCTGTAATAGGGCATAACCCTAGCTATGTCTGGCGCAACATTATGCGTGCTAGATTCCTTGTGCGTGGTGGTGCTCGGTGGAGTATAGGTTCAGGTGCATCTATTTCTATCCTAAACGAACCTTGGTTACCCAATGGGGAGTTTATTAGTAGCGAGGATCCAGGTGCTccttttgttcaaaattttaCTATTAATAGCTTGATGAATTTGTATGACAAAAGCTGGAACGAACAGGTGATTAAACAAGTGTTTAGTACTTCTATAGCAGATAAAATACTTCATACCCCGCTTATACATCAGGTTGTAGAGGATAGAATCATTTGGAAAGCGGAACGACATGGTCGGTATTACGTGCGTAGTGCATACAAATTATGTGTAACTGATTTGATCGACTCTTCTTATAACTGGCGGCCAGGTTATTGGTCTGGGATTTGGAAGCTTAAGGCCCCACCAAAAGTCAAGAACTTACTATGGCGCATGTGTCGGGGCTGCCTCCCAACACGAGTCCGTTTGTTAGATAAAGGAGTTGTATGTCCGACCGATTGTGCTAGTTGTGATTCAAACcatgaggatcttaagcatgtGTTTTTTGATTGTCCTTTTGCTGTACAGGTGTGGAACAGAACCGACTTGTGGGGATCTGTACAACATGCTCTTTCTTCCACTGTTTCGGTTACAGATGTTATTTTCTCCCTGCTAGAGCAACTGTCTGTGGAATTAGCTCAGCGTCTGGTAACAGTGTTTTGGAGCATTTGGAAACACCGGAACCTCAGAGTTTGGGATAATGTCACAGAAACCAGTGCAACGGTAGTGGAGCGTGCTAGAAATATGGTCGTTGATTGGCAACTGGCTAATACTCATGCGGTTCTTGCATCAACAGCGCAACCATCAGCCTTCACCGACCCTTGCGTTGGGGGCTTCCACTTCGGCACAACCTACCACTCACGTGGCAGCATCCTACCCCGGGGAGATACAAATGCAACATTGACGCGGCTTTTTCCTCTCAATTCAACCGCACAGGTATTGGAATTTGTGTTCGTGACTCAGATGGTACTTTTGTGTTGGCCAAGACAGTCAGATATTCTTGTATGGTTTCGGTTGATGTGGGTGAAGCTTTAG